In Candidatus Contubernalis alkalaceticus, the following proteins share a genomic window:
- a CDS encoding GntR family transcriptional regulator, which translates to MENIGFPTENISITVSTYDYLRKNIIFGKIKPGQKLNEYKLSKKLNVSRPPLREAFRLLEKDGLVINIPRKGVIVSELSVRDFEETSQIREMCECYAIDLLKTTNSTDLSQLISALDSASALNVPLNTVEAETSFKYIENHLDFHKNLVVSAANSQLNSIYNLVSLKLIRYQFIYFQSAHTDQYSLEYHERILEYLKKREYEQAKEELKRHIDHIVQLVRNIIVNETNSLE; encoded by the coding sequence ATGGAAAATATTGGATTTCCTACGGAGAACATAAGCATAACTGTTAGTACTTATGACTATCTAAGAAAAAATATAATTTTCGGTAAAATTAAACCCGGCCAAAAACTGAATGAATATAAGCTGTCAAAAAAGCTTAATGTCAGTCGGCCGCCTCTTCGTGAGGCTTTTAGATTACTGGAAAAAGATGGTCTGGTGATTAATATTCCCAGAAAAGGGGTTATTGTATCAGAATTGTCGGTAAGGGATTTCGAAGAAACCTCTCAGATTAGAGAAATGTGCGAATGTTATGCAATTGATTTACTTAAAACAACTAACAGCACAGATTTGTCTCAGTTGATTTCGGCTTTAGATAGTGCTTCAGCTTTGAATGTGCCATTAAATACTGTTGAAGCTGAGACATCATTTAAATATATAGAAAATCATTTAGACTTTCACAAAAATTTGGTTGTTTCTGCTGCTAATTCACAGTTGAATTCTATATATAATTTAGTTAGTTTAAAACTTATACGCTACCAATTTATATATTTTCAATCTGCCCATACAGATCAATATTCCTTAGAGTATCACGAAAGAATTCTGGAATATTTAAAAAAACGTGAATACGAGCAGGCCAAAGAAGAGCTAAAAAGACATATCGATCATATTGTACAGTTAGTAAGAAACATAATTGTAAACGAGACTAACAGCCTGGAATAG
- a CDS encoding ABC transporter ATP-binding protein — protein sequence MKSLLELKEFRKEYKNRDASLEVLKIPLLILQKGQQVALIGHSGSGKTTLLNTIAGLSMPTEGKVMINGQDIYGLNEAQRDIFRVMNIGYIFQNFNLVPSLTALENILLPMYFVGTMPKKNQLRFAKELLAQVKLENRLYHKLGELSRGEQQRVAVARAMANKGNIILADEPTGNVDLNNGRIILELIKNMCQEHNAALLLVTHNPYVVETFNEVWDMEKINHAAIMTERSEKIG from the coding sequence ATGAAAAGCCTTCTGGAATTAAAAGAATTTAGAAAAGAATATAAAAACAGAGATGCTTCATTAGAAGTTTTAAAGATACCTTTACTTATTCTTCAAAAGGGACAGCAAGTTGCTTTAATCGGGCACAGTGGTTCAGGTAAAACTACTTTATTAAATACTATTGCCGGGTTGAGTATGCCCACAGAGGGAAAAGTGATGATTAATGGTCAGGACATTTATGGTTTGAACGAAGCTCAACGGGATATTTTCCGCGTAATGAATATAGGCTATATTTTTCAGAACTTTAACCTGGTGCCTAGTCTTACCGCTCTAGAGAATATACTGCTGCCTATGTATTTTGTCGGAACTATGCCAAAAAAAAATCAGCTTAGATTTGCAAAAGAACTGTTGGCACAGGTGAAATTAGAAAATCGCTTATATCATAAGCTGGGGGAATTATCTAGAGGTGAACAACAACGGGTTGCCGTAGCCAGGGCAATGGCAAATAAAGGTAATATAATTTTAGCGGACGAGCCTACAGGAAATGTTGATTTAAATAATGGCAGAATCATATTAGAACTTATTAAAAATATGTGTCAGGAACATAATGCAGCACTACTTTTAGTAACTCATAATCCGTATGTAGTTGAAACATTTAATGAGGTTTGGGATATGGAAAAGATAAACCATGCTGCTATTATGACGGAAAGGAGTGAAAAAATAGGATGA
- a CDS encoding ABC transporter permease → MNTFSLIYSYFRYRPIPTILNIFAVAVGTALVLTILIINSGLNQGITNQGSGYDLVVGAEGSPSQLLLSTLFHYEKPIGNIPHEVYLDIKENPKVNKAVPLLLGDNYNGFRIIGTTYEYFEDYSFKEVIDEITWDAGEAILGSVAAQVTGLSLGDTFKGVHGLTSGDDDHVHDFEYTVIGILESTGGGDDLSILTPVESVWLVHDDCDHDDHAHDDHHHDDHAHDDHHHDDHAHDDHHHDDHAHDDHHHDDHAHDDHHHDDHAHDDHHHDDHAHDDHHHDDHAHDDHHHDDHAHDDCAHDDCAHDDHAHDDCAHDDCAHDDHAHDDCAHDDHDDHHQHHDHDDEREVTAILLKLNDEELIGQVEIKNYLDEKTGVQAVHTAEVLRQLLSTLGNGAIVANLLAYTAMFLAGISVLISLLSSVTERRKDAAIYRVLGARKEIVLKIVVLEALTLTVIGTIFGVLSAHIISYFVSEWIAFTAGVRISAFAVAPGEIVSVIAILLIGIIVGVLSGLSIYKTQPTKFLQ, encoded by the coding sequence ATGAACACCTTTTCTTTAATTTATAGTTATTTTCGTTACCGACCTATTCCTACTATTTTAAATATTTTTGCTGTTGCGGTGGGGACAGCACTTGTCTTAACTATACTGATAATAAACTCTGGATTGAATCAAGGTATTACTAACCAGGGTTCCGGATATGATCTTGTCGTTGGTGCTGAGGGCAGTCCAAGTCAACTGTTATTGAGCACTCTTTTTCATTATGAAAAGCCCATAGGAAATATACCTCATGAGGTATATTTGGATATTAAAGAGAATCCAAAGGTAAATAAAGCCGTTCCCTTGCTTTTAGGGGATAATTACAACGGTTTTAGGATTATTGGTACCACATATGAATATTTTGAAGATTACAGTTTTAAAGAGGTCATAGATGAAATAACCTGGGATGCTGGAGAAGCAATATTAGGTTCTGTTGCGGCTCAAGTTACCGGGCTTAGTCTGGGGGATACATTTAAAGGAGTGCATGGTTTAACTTCTGGGGATGATGACCATGTTCATGATTTTGAATATACAGTTATTGGTATTTTAGAAAGCACTGGTGGAGGAGACGATTTAAGTATACTGACCCCTGTTGAAAGCGTATGGCTGGTGCACGATGATTGTGACCATGACGACCATGCCCACGATGACCATCACCATGACGACCATGCCCACGATGACCATCACCATGACGACCATGCCCACGATGACCATCACCATGACGACCATGCCCACGATGACCATCACCATGACGACCATGCCCACGATGACCATCACCATGACGACCATGCCCACGATGACCATCACCATGACGACCATGCCCACGATGACCATCACCATGACGACCATGCCCACGATGACCATCACCATGACGACCATGCTCATGATGACTGTGCCCATGATGACTGTGCCCATGATGACCATGCCCATGATGACTGTGCCCATGATGACTGTGCCCACGATGACCATGCCCATGATGATTGTGCTCACGACGACCATGACGACCATCACCAACATCATGATCATGATGATGAGCGGGAAGTTACAGCTATACTATTAAAATTAAACGATGAGGAATTAATAGGTCAAGTAGAAATTAAAAATTATTTAGATGAAAAGACAGGAGTTCAAGCAGTTCATACTGCTGAAGTGTTAAGACAGCTTTTAAGCACATTGGGCAATGGGGCTATTGTAGCAAATCTGCTTGCCTACACTGCCATGTTTTTGGCAGGAATATCTGTTTTAATATCACTTCTATCTTCTGTAACAGAGAGAAGGAAAGATGCTGCAATTTATCGGGTGCTTGGTGCTCGCAAAGAAATCGTTTTAAAGATAGTTGTACTGGAAGCTTTAACATTAACAGTAATTGGAACAATCTTTGGTGTTTTGTCAGCCCATATTATTAGTTATTTTGTGAGCGAATGGATCGCCTTTACAGCTGGAGTTAGAATCAGTGCATTTGCAGTTGCTCCTGGAGAAATAGTGTCTGTTATAGCAATTTTATTGATAGGAATTATAGTTGGTGTTTTATCTGGATTGAGTATTTATAAAACACAGCCAACAAAATTTCTTCAGTAG